Proteins from one Primulina huaijiensis isolate GDHJ02 chromosome 18, ASM1229523v2, whole genome shotgun sequence genomic window:
- the LOC140964680 gene encoding uncharacterized mitochondrial protein AtMg00820-like codes for MPHLFQLFLNLSSLLISISSNKEPTSYREATSYPKWKVAIDLELAALESNHTWELVVLPPGKKAIGCRWVYKIKKISDGTVDKFKARLVAKSYTQQQGVNYHDTFSPTAKIVTVRHGAEEDGG; via the coding sequence ATGCCTCACTTATTCCAACTTTTTTTAAACTTATCAAGCCTTTTGATCTCCATCTCATCCAATAAGGAACCCACATCTTATCGTGAGGCAACTTCATATCCTAAATGGAAAGTTGCTATAGATTTAGAGCTGGCTGCCTTAGAATCCAATCACACATGGGAATTGGTTGTGTTGCCACCTGGTAAGAAAGCTATTGGATGCCGATGGGTGTATAAAATCAAAAAGATTTCTGATGGAACTGTTGACAAGTTTAAAGCTCGGCTTGTGGCCAAAAGTTATACCCAACAACAAGGAGTGAATTACCATGACACCTTTTCACCAACTGCCAAGATTGTTACTGTGAGGCACGGGGCCGAAGAGGACGGGGGGTGA